The proteins below are encoded in one region of Mycobacterium sp. 3519A:
- a CDS encoding nitroreductase/quinone reductase family protein, with translation MSEFSTEHREAYLRSGGAQGHIMDLTDRGGHAFTTHCLIRVTGRKSGETRIVPLIYGDFGGEVVIVGSKGGADQHPEWYLNLTAAPEVDFQIATQAFRATWREPEGEERHRVWDFMCRAFPPYLNYQRATARHIPLVMMTPIAAIDVFQ, from the coding sequence ATGAGCGAGTTTTCGACCGAACACCGCGAAGCCTACCTGCGCTCCGGCGGCGCGCAGGGCCACATCATGGATCTCACCGACCGGGGTGGCCACGCCTTTACGACCCACTGCCTGATCAGGGTGACCGGCCGCAAATCCGGTGAGACGCGGATTGTGCCACTGATCTACGGTGATTTCGGCGGTGAGGTCGTGATCGTCGGGTCCAAGGGCGGCGCCGACCAGCATCCCGAGTGGTACCTCAACCTGACCGCGGCCCCCGAAGTCGACTTCCAGATCGCCACCCAAGCCTTCCGCGCCACCTGGCGTGAGCCCGAAGGCGAAGAGCGGCACAGGGTCTGGGACTTCATGTGCCGCGCCTTCCCGCCCTACCTCAACTATCAGAGGGCCACGGCGCGGCATATCCCGCTGGTCATGATGACGCCCATCGCGGCCATCGACGTGTTTCAGTAA
- a CDS encoding enoyl-CoA hydratase/isomerase family protein, protein MLLISDADGVRTLTLNRPERKNAINPQLWHELADALRATARDDVRALVITGAGGAFCSGADISTPEDIHPRHKLRRLTDVALALHELAIPTIAKVDGVAVGAGWNLALGCDLVVATPESRFCQVFSKRGLSVDLGGSWLLPKLVGLQQAKRLVLLAETIDADEARSLGLVTWVRAVDEIDAFVADLAGRLAAGPPVALAQSKALLNDGANATLREAVANEARAQPGNFATADSIEAYAAFAQKRDAVFTGRWAVPRSE, encoded by the coding sequence GTGTTGCTGATTTCCGATGCCGACGGCGTGCGGACGCTGACGCTGAACCGCCCCGAGCGCAAGAACGCGATCAATCCGCAGCTCTGGCACGAGCTGGCCGACGCGCTACGGGCCACCGCCCGTGACGATGTGCGCGCGCTGGTGATCACCGGCGCAGGCGGCGCGTTCTGCTCCGGCGCGGACATCTCCACGCCCGAAGACATCCACCCCAGACACAAACTGCGCCGGCTCACCGACGTCGCGCTGGCACTGCATGAGCTGGCCATCCCGACCATCGCGAAGGTCGACGGGGTGGCGGTCGGCGCTGGATGGAACCTCGCGCTCGGCTGTGATCTCGTGGTGGCGACGCCCGAATCGCGCTTCTGCCAAGTGTTCTCAAAACGCGGGCTGTCCGTCGACCTCGGCGGCTCCTGGTTGCTGCCGAAACTGGTAGGCCTGCAGCAGGCCAAGCGTCTGGTGCTGCTGGCCGAGACCATCGACGCCGACGAGGCGCGCTCGCTCGGGTTGGTCACCTGGGTGCGGGCCGTCGACGAGATAGACGCGTTCGTCGCGGACCTGGCGGGCCGACTCGCGGCGGGCCCGCCCGTCGCGTTGGCGCAGAGCAAGGCGCTGCTCAACGACGGGGCGAACGCGACCCTGCGTGAGGCGGTGGCCAACGAGGCCCGGGCGCAACCGGGCAACTTCGCTACCGCAGACTCAATCGAGGCCTACGCGGCGTTCGCCCAGAAACGCGACGCGGTGTTCACTGGTCGGTGGGCCGTACCGAGATCGGAGTAG
- a CDS encoding amidohydrolase family protein, translating to MNKEDMILISVDDHVVEPPDMFKNHLPKKYLDEAPRLVHNPDGSDTWQFRDVVIPNVALNAVAGRPKEEYGLEPQGLDEIRPGCWKVDERVKDMNAGGILGSICFPSFPGFAGRLFATEDPQFSLALLQAYNDWHVEEWCGQYPARFIPMCLPVIWDAEACAAEVRRNAKRGVHALTFTENPAAMGYPSFHDDYWTPLWEALVDTDTVMNVHIGSSGRLAITAPDAPMDVMITLQPMNIVQAAADLLWSKPIKKYPDLKVALSEGGTGWIPYFLERADRTYEMHSTWTGQDFKGKLPSEVFREHFLTCFISDPVGVKLRNEIGIDNICWEADYPHSDSMWPGAPEQLHEVLTANNVPDDEVNKMTFENAMRWYHWDPFTHISKEQATVGALRKAAEGHDVSIQALSKHEHGGANFADFAANAKELTGNKD from the coding sequence ATGAATAAAGAGGACATGATTCTGATCAGCGTGGATGACCATGTGGTCGAGCCGCCGGACATGTTCAAGAATCATCTGCCGAAGAAGTATTTGGATGAGGCGCCGCGGTTGGTGCATAACCCGGATGGTTCGGATACTTGGCAGTTCCGTGATGTGGTGATCCCGAATGTGGCGCTCAATGCGGTTGCGGGTCGGCCGAAGGAGGAGTACGGGCTGGAGCCGCAGGGTTTGGATGAGATCCGGCCGGGGTGTTGGAAGGTCGATGAGCGGGTCAAGGACATGAATGCCGGAGGCATTCTGGGCTCGATCTGCTTTCCGTCGTTTCCGGGTTTCGCCGGCCGGTTGTTCGCCACTGAGGATCCGCAGTTTTCGTTGGCGTTGTTGCAGGCCTACAACGATTGGCATGTCGAGGAGTGGTGCGGGCAGTATCCGGCGCGGTTCATTCCGATGTGTCTGCCGGTGATCTGGGACGCCGAAGCGTGCGCGGCCGAGGTGCGCCGCAACGCCAAACGCGGTGTGCATGCGTTGACGTTCACCGAGAATCCGGCCGCGATGGGGTATCCGTCGTTTCATGATGATTACTGGACGCCGTTGTGGGAGGCGTTGGTGGATACCGACACGGTGATGAATGTGCATATCGGGTCGTCGGGCCGGTTGGCGATCACCGCGCCGGATGCGCCGATGGATGTGATGATCACTTTGCAGCCGATGAACATCGTGCAGGCCGCGGCGGATTTGTTGTGGTCCAAGCCGATCAAGAAGTACCCCGATCTCAAGGTCGCGTTGAGTGAGGGTGGTACCGGCTGGATTCCCTACTTTTTGGAGCGTGCGGATCGCACCTATGAGATGCATTCCACCTGGACCGGCCAGGACTTCAAGGGCAAGCTGCCCTCGGAGGTGTTCCGGGAGCACTTCTTGACCTGTTTCATCTCCGATCCGGTGGGGGTCAAACTGCGCAACGAGATCGGTATCGACAACATCTGCTGGGAAGCCGACTACCCACACTCCGACAGCATGTGGCCGGGGGCGCCTGAGCAGCTGCACGAGGTGTTGACCGCCAACAATGTCCCCGACGACGAGGTCAACAAGATGACCTTCGAAAACGCGATGCGCTGGTATCACTGGGACCCGTTCACCCACATCTCGAAGGAGCAGGCCACGGTCGGCGCGCTGCGCAAGGCCGCCGAGGGCCACGACGTCTCCATCCAGGCGCTGTCCAAGCACGAGCATGGCGGCGCGAACTTCGCGGACTTCGCCGCGAATGCCAAGGAGTTGACCGGCAATAAGGACTAA
- a CDS encoding thiolase family protein: MRETVIVEAVRTPVGKRNGGLSDMHAADLSAIVLNALAERAGIDPEIVDDVVWGCVSQVGDQSSNIGRYSVLAAGWPETIPGTTVNRACGSSQQALDFAVHAVMSGQQDVVVAGGVEVMSRVPLGAARATGMPYGPKVLARYGDFSFNQGISAELIAQKWGFSRTRLDEYSARSHELAAKAQDEGAFETQVMPVFTGGEPVVADEGIRRGTTVEKLAGLKPAFKEDGVIHAGNSSQISDGAAALLVMTADNAVTMGLTPIVRYRAGAVTGADPVLMLTGPIPATEKVLHKAGVTIDEVGVFEVNEAFAPVPLAWLAETGADENKLNPLGGAIALGHPLGASGAVLMTRMINHMRDNGIRFGLQTMCEGGGTANATLVELIA; encoded by the coding sequence ATGCGTGAAACGGTGATCGTGGAGGCGGTGCGCACGCCCGTCGGCAAGCGCAACGGCGGACTGTCGGATATGCACGCCGCCGACCTGTCGGCGATCGTGCTCAACGCGTTGGCCGAACGTGCAGGCATCGACCCCGAGATCGTCGACGACGTGGTGTGGGGTTGCGTCTCGCAGGTCGGCGACCAGTCGAGCAACATCGGTCGCTACTCGGTGCTGGCCGCCGGGTGGCCGGAGACCATCCCCGGCACCACCGTCAACCGGGCATGCGGATCGAGCCAGCAGGCGTTGGACTTCGCGGTGCACGCGGTGATGTCCGGTCAGCAGGACGTCGTGGTGGCAGGCGGCGTCGAGGTGATGAGCCGGGTGCCGCTGGGCGCCGCCCGCGCCACCGGCATGCCGTACGGACCCAAAGTGCTTGCCCGCTACGGGGATTTCTCGTTCAACCAGGGCATCTCGGCGGAACTGATCGCGCAGAAGTGGGGCTTCTCCCGCACCCGTCTCGACGAATACTCGGCGCGGTCCCACGAGCTTGCCGCCAAGGCGCAGGACGAAGGCGCGTTCGAAACCCAAGTGATGCCGGTCTTCACCGGCGGTGAACCCGTGGTGGCCGACGAGGGCATCCGCCGCGGCACCACCGTCGAGAAACTCGCCGGTCTCAAGCCGGCGTTCAAGGAGGACGGCGTCATCCACGCGGGCAACTCGTCGCAGATCTCGGACGGCGCGGCGGCGCTGCTGGTGATGACGGCCGACAACGCTGTCACGATGGGTCTGACGCCGATCGTGCGCTACCGGGCGGGCGCCGTGACCGGGGCCGACCCGGTGCTGATGCTGACCGGGCCGATCCCGGCCACCGAAAAGGTGCTGCACAAGGCGGGCGTGACAATCGACGAGGTCGGGGTGTTCGAGGTCAACGAGGCCTTCGCGCCCGTGCCGTTGGCGTGGCTGGCCGAGACCGGAGCCGACGAGAACAAGCTCAACCCGCTCGGCGGCGCCATCGCACTCGGCCACCCGCTGGGCGCATCGGGCGCGGTGCTGATGACCCGCATGATCAACCACATGCGCGACAACGGGATTCGCTTCGGCCTGCAAACCATGTGCGAAGGCGGTGGCACGGCCAACGCCACGCTAGTAGAACTCATCGCTTAG
- a CDS encoding acyl-CoA dehydrogenase family protein: MQRDLFTSDHEAFRELARDFVEKEVVPHYPEWEKGGRMPRDVFKQMGSLGMLGMAIGEEYGGGGAPDYRYNVVLQEEAARALVTLSTVRTQLEVIVPYFLHYANEEQRKRWFPGLAAGTLLTAIAMTEPGTGSDLAGMRTTAVRDGDDWIINGAKTFITGGMQADLVIVVARTATDPDNRRKGLTLFVVEDGMAGFTRGRVLEKMGCKVQDTAELSFVDVRVPAANMLGEEGEAFGYLGHNLPQERLTVAVGSVAQARSAIAAAIDYTKNRKAFGTPVASFQNTKFELAACSTEVEAGQAMLDRAIALHVEGELSAADAARVKLFCTEMQQRVIDRCLQLFGGYGYMMEYPIARLYTDARVARIYAGTSEVMKVIIAKSLGL; this comes from the coding sequence ATGCAACGCGATCTGTTCACCTCCGACCACGAGGCGTTCCGTGAACTCGCCCGCGACTTCGTCGAGAAGGAGGTGGTTCCGCACTATCCCGAGTGGGAGAAGGGCGGACGGATGCCCCGCGACGTGTTCAAGCAGATGGGTTCGCTTGGCATGCTCGGGATGGCCATCGGCGAGGAATACGGCGGCGGCGGTGCACCTGACTACCGCTACAACGTCGTGCTGCAGGAAGAAGCGGCGCGCGCATTGGTGACGCTGTCGACGGTGCGCACCCAACTCGAGGTCATCGTGCCGTACTTCCTGCACTACGCGAACGAGGAGCAGCGCAAGCGGTGGTTCCCGGGACTGGCCGCGGGCACTCTGCTCACCGCCATCGCGATGACCGAACCCGGCACCGGGTCGGACCTGGCGGGCATGCGCACCACCGCGGTGCGCGACGGCGATGACTGGATCATCAACGGCGCCAAGACATTCATCACCGGAGGGATGCAGGCCGATCTGGTGATCGTGGTGGCCCGCACCGCCACCGATCCGGACAACCGCCGCAAGGGGCTCACGCTGTTCGTCGTCGAGGACGGCATGGCGGGATTCACCCGAGGCCGTGTGCTCGAGAAGATGGGCTGCAAGGTCCAGGACACCGCGGAACTGTCGTTCGTCGACGTCCGGGTGCCCGCGGCCAACATGCTGGGCGAGGAGGGCGAGGCGTTCGGCTACCTCGGCCACAACCTGCCGCAGGAGCGGCTCACCGTCGCGGTCGGCTCGGTGGCACAGGCGCGGTCGGCGATCGCCGCGGCCATCGATTACACCAAGAACCGCAAGGCATTCGGCACACCCGTCGCGTCGTTCCAGAACACCAAGTTCGAGCTGGCTGCCTGTTCGACGGAGGTGGAGGCCGGCCAGGCGATGCTGGACCGCGCGATCGCCCTCCATGTCGAGGGCGAGTTGTCGGCCGCTGACGCCGCCCGGGTCAAACTGTTCTGCACCGAGATGCAGCAGCGAGTCATCGACCGGTGTCTACAGTTGTTCGGCGGATACGGCTACATGATGGAGTACCCCATCGCCCGGTTGTACACCGACGCTCGGGTGGCACGCATCTATGCGGGCACAAGCGAAGTGATGAAGGTGATCATCGCGAAGTCGCTGGGACTCTGA
- a CDS encoding NADPH:quinone oxidoreductase family protein: MRAAVCSAYGPPEVVRIEERPSPTVARGQVRVRVGAAAVNFPDVLLIADRYQISVPPPFVPGSEFAGTIVETSDSAEGFTVGDRVTGTGLCGAFAEEVAVPAAGLSRIPDGIDDRAAAAFGVAYRTAFHTLRSMACVREGDDVIVLGAGGGVGLAAVQLAVRLGASVTAVASSAEKLDVAAGYGATRAVNHTTADLRSALKQAVPGGADIVIDPVGGDLSEPALRSLKRGGRFVTVGFASGVIPRIPLNLVLVKGIRVLGFQFQDVPPDEFDRNERQLREYLVSGRVAPHIGAVYPLAETVAALEHVATGRAIGKVLIDLA; encoded by the coding sequence CGTTGCGCGGGGGCAGGTGCGGGTGAGGGTCGGTGCGGCGGCGGTGAATTTCCCGGACGTGCTGCTGATCGCCGACCGGTATCAGATCAGCGTGCCGCCGCCGTTTGTCCCGGGTAGCGAGTTCGCGGGCACGATCGTCGAAACCAGCGATAGCGCCGAGGGTTTCACGGTCGGCGACCGTGTCACCGGCACCGGCCTCTGTGGCGCGTTCGCCGAGGAGGTCGCGGTGCCTGCCGCCGGACTGTCGCGGATACCCGACGGCATCGATGACCGCGCCGCGGCGGCCTTCGGCGTGGCCTACCGCACGGCGTTTCACACATTGCGGTCGATGGCCTGTGTGCGGGAGGGCGACGACGTGATCGTGCTGGGTGCGGGCGGAGGTGTCGGTCTGGCGGCCGTCCAACTCGCCGTGCGACTGGGCGCGTCGGTCACCGCTGTCGCGTCGTCCGCCGAAAAACTCGACGTGGCAGCAGGTTACGGGGCCACGCGGGCCGTCAACCACACGACAGCAGACCTACGAAGCGCGTTGAAGCAGGCCGTGCCCGGCGGCGCGGATATCGTGATCGACCCGGTCGGCGGCGACCTGTCGGAGCCGGCATTGCGATCGCTGAAGCGCGGCGGGCGGTTCGTCACCGTCGGTTTCGCGTCGGGCGTCATCCCCCGCATCCCACTGAACCTGGTGCTCGTGAAGGGGATCCGCGTGTTGGGGTTTCAGTTCCAGGACGTGCCGCCCGACGAATTCGACCGCAACGAACGGCAATTGCGCGAGTATCTCGTCAGCGGCCGAGTGGCGCCCCACATCGGCGCGGTTTACCCGCTGGCCGAAACGGTCGCAGCGCTCGAACACGTCGCGACCGGGCGTGCGATCGGCAAGGTGCTGATCGACCTCGCCTAG
- a CDS encoding CaiB/BaiF CoA-transferase family protein → MTTSPAPLAGVTVVAMEQAVAAPMCTRVLADFGARVIKVENPDGGDFARHYDDVVNGPGGLAAHFVWCNRGKESITLNTKSAAGLELLHRLLDRADAFVSNLAPGATAKMGISAADLAERHPNVIPVEIDGYGPGGPISHKRAYDLLVQAESGSCAITGYPGMPAKPGPAMADFSTGLYAAISILALLFGRTHRPQDTPAPAVELSLFDVMTDVMGYALTYTQHSGIDQEPLGVGSPAVAPYGAFATRDDQTVVLGTTNDREWQRVARGIIERPDLADDPRFATNPGRCAHREILDEAIGSWCKQHDLAEIQKIADAAGIGNSRYNLPSEVVVHPHLTARDRWRTVATPKGDIQALRPPPVIRGFEQPMGAVPGLGEHTDTVLHELGLTAEDIDRLRADNVIGPTYS, encoded by the coding sequence GTGACGACGTCACCTGCACCGCTTGCCGGTGTCACCGTCGTGGCCATGGAACAGGCCGTCGCCGCGCCGATGTGCACACGCGTCCTCGCCGACTTCGGGGCCCGCGTCATCAAAGTGGAGAATCCCGACGGCGGCGACTTCGCGCGTCACTACGACGACGTGGTCAACGGACCGGGTGGTCTCGCCGCGCACTTCGTATGGTGCAACCGCGGCAAGGAATCGATCACTCTCAACACCAAATCGGCTGCGGGCCTTGAGCTGTTGCACCGGCTGCTGGACCGCGCCGATGCCTTCGTGTCGAACCTCGCCCCCGGCGCCACCGCGAAGATGGGTATCTCCGCAGCCGATCTCGCCGAACGTCACCCCAACGTCATCCCCGTCGAAATCGACGGGTACGGGCCCGGCGGCCCCATCTCGCACAAGCGCGCGTACGACCTTCTCGTGCAGGCGGAATCGGGATCCTGCGCCATCACCGGGTATCCGGGGATGCCTGCCAAACCCGGGCCCGCAATGGCGGACTTCAGCACCGGCCTGTACGCCGCGATCTCCATCCTGGCGCTGCTGTTCGGCCGCACCCACCGGCCCCAAGACACGCCCGCGCCCGCCGTCGAACTCAGCCTGTTCGACGTGATGACCGACGTCATGGGCTACGCGCTGACCTACACCCAGCACTCCGGCATCGACCAGGAGCCGCTCGGCGTCGGCTCACCCGCGGTGGCCCCCTATGGCGCATTCGCCACCCGCGACGACCAGACCGTCGTGCTCGGCACCACCAACGACCGCGAATGGCAACGGGTGGCCAGGGGGATCATCGAGCGCCCCGACCTGGCCGACGATCCGCGGTTCGCCACCAACCCGGGCCGCTGTGCGCACCGCGAGATCCTCGACGAGGCCATCGGATCCTGGTGCAAACAGCACGATCTCGCGGAAATCCAGAAGATCGCCGACGCCGCAGGAATCGGCAACTCCCGCTACAACCTGCCGAGCGAAGTCGTGGTGCACCCGCACTTGACCGCGCGGGACCGCTGGCGCACCGTGGCCACACCCAAGGGCGACATCCAGGCGCTGCGCCCGCCGCCGGTGATCCGCGGCTTCGAACAACCCATGGGCGCGGTGCCCGGCCTCGGCGAACACACCGACACGGTGCTGCACGAACTGGGGCTGACCGCCGAGGACATCGACCGGCTGCGCGCCGATAACGTGATCGGGCCAACGTACTCGTGA
- a CDS encoding TetR/AcrR family transcriptional regulator, translating into MPEPRPYATLLAKGEDRRQRILSVAERLLARNGWRNTSLAQIAKEAGVTPAGLLHHFESKEQLLNAVLDARDTDDEIHADYRSGDLITELSRVPERFERAPELVGTFTVLLVENIASDAPLHDRLHKRYRDAVDIITKIIQRGQSDGSYRPDLDAASKAVEILAFINGMETLWLLDPSVPLAAVFKGYAESLGRELAPRSST; encoded by the coding sequence GTGCCGGAGCCGAGGCCCTATGCAACGCTCCTCGCCAAGGGTGAGGACCGTCGGCAGCGCATCCTGTCGGTCGCCGAGCGACTGCTGGCCCGCAACGGCTGGCGCAATACCTCGCTGGCGCAGATCGCCAAGGAAGCCGGCGTCACGCCCGCGGGGCTGCTGCACCACTTCGAATCGAAGGAACAACTGCTCAACGCGGTGCTCGACGCCCGTGACACCGACGACGAGATCCACGCGGACTACCGCTCAGGCGACCTGATCACCGAGCTGTCCCGGGTCCCGGAGCGGTTCGAGCGGGCGCCCGAACTCGTCGGCACCTTCACCGTGCTGCTGGTCGAGAACATCGCCTCCGATGCGCCACTGCACGATCGGCTGCACAAGCGGTACCGCGATGCCGTCGACATCATCACCAAGATCATTCAACGCGGACAAAGTGACGGTTCCTACCGCCCCGATCTCGACGCGGCCAGCAAGGCCGTGGAGATACTCGCCTTCATCAACGGAATGGAGACACTATGGTTGCTCGATCCTTCAGTCCCGCTGGCCGCGGTGTTCAAGGGGTACGCCGAGTCGCTGGGCCGCGAGCTGGCGCCCAGGAGCTCGACATGA
- a CDS encoding acyl-CoA dehydrogenase family protein: MSFELTEDQELIRKSVAELAGKFDDHYWMQKDQAHEFPQEFYDAIAKGGWLGMTIPEEYGGHGLGITEATLLLEEVARSGAAMNGASAIHLSIFGMQPVVKHGSEELKKATLPRIVNGDLHVCFGVTEPGAGLDTSRITTFAKREGDHYRVNGRKVWISKALESEKILLLTRTTPYDEVTKKTDGMTLFLTDLNRDHVDIRPINKMGRNAVSSNEVFIDDLIVPVSDRVGEEGKGFKYILDGLNPERMLIAAEALGIGRVALEKAVRYGNERVVFNRPIGMNQGLQFPLADSLARLDAAELVLRKATWLYDNGKPCGREANTAKYLCADAGFGAADRALQLHGGMGYSEEYHVSRYFRESRLMKIAPVSQEMILNFLGEHVLGLPRSY; this comes from the coding sequence ATGAGTTTCGAGCTGACCGAGGATCAGGAGCTGATCCGCAAGTCCGTCGCCGAGCTGGCAGGCAAGTTCGACGACCACTACTGGATGCAGAAGGACCAGGCGCACGAATTCCCCCAGGAGTTCTACGACGCCATCGCCAAGGGCGGCTGGCTCGGCATGACCATCCCGGAGGAATACGGCGGACACGGCCTCGGCATCACCGAAGCCACCCTGCTGCTCGAGGAGGTCGCGCGCTCGGGCGCGGCGATGAATGGTGCCAGCGCCATCCACCTGTCGATCTTCGGCATGCAGCCGGTGGTCAAGCACGGCTCCGAGGAACTCAAGAAAGCGACGTTGCCGCGAATCGTCAACGGCGACCTGCACGTCTGCTTCGGCGTCACCGAACCCGGTGCGGGGCTTGACACTTCACGCATCACCACTTTCGCCAAGCGCGAGGGCGACCACTATCGCGTCAACGGTCGAAAGGTCTGGATCTCCAAGGCGCTGGAGTCGGAGAAGATCCTGCTGCTGACGCGCACCACGCCGTACGACGAGGTGACCAAGAAGACCGACGGCATGACGCTGTTCCTGACCGATCTGAATCGCGACCACGTCGACATCCGGCCGATCAACAAGATGGGCCGAAATGCGGTGAGCTCCAACGAGGTTTTCATCGACGACCTGATCGTGCCGGTCTCCGACCGCGTCGGCGAGGAAGGCAAGGGCTTCAAGTACATCCTCGACGGGCTCAACCCCGAGCGGATGTTGATCGCCGCCGAGGCGCTCGGCATCGGCAGGGTGGCGCTGGAGAAGGCCGTCAGGTACGGCAACGAACGGGTCGTCTTCAACCGGCCGATCGGCATGAACCAGGGTTTGCAGTTCCCGCTTGCGGACTCCCTGGCGCGGCTCGACGCCGCGGAGTTGGTGCTGCGCAAGGCAACCTGGTTGTACGACAACGGAAAACCCTGTGGGCGCGAGGCGAATACGGCCAAGTACTTGTGTGCCGACGCCGGCTTCGGCGCGGCCGATCGCGCCCTGCAACTGCATGGCGGGATGGGCTACTCCGAGGAGTACCACGTGTCGAGGTACTTCCGCGAGTCGCGGCTGATGAAGATCGCGCCGGTCAGTCAGGAGATGATCCTGAACTTCCTCGGCGAACACGTGCTCGGCCTACCCAGGAGCTACTGA
- a CDS encoding SDR family NAD(P)-dependent oxidoreductase: MTYFDLTGRSALVTGAAGGIGSAVATALAEAGAAVLVTDLDKDAAAAVAERISDAGGRAESAALDVSDRDSADAAAAQAAALADGALHVVINNAGVTKPAMFEKTTQESFRLLFDIHVMGAFNVTQAALPYIPTDGTGRIVNVTSAAGLTGTLGQVNYSAAKAGIIGFTKSLARELATKNINVNALAPLAATPMTETIRTNEKFAANMRNRIPMKRWAEPSEIAGAFVFMASNAASYITGQVLPVDGGMVM, encoded by the coding sequence ATGACGTATTTCGACCTGACCGGCCGCTCGGCCCTGGTGACCGGGGCCGCAGGCGGAATCGGCTCAGCGGTGGCAACCGCGCTGGCCGAAGCGGGCGCCGCTGTGCTCGTCACCGACCTCGACAAGGACGCCGCCGCCGCTGTGGCCGAACGCATTTCGGATGCGGGCGGCCGGGCCGAGTCCGCCGCGCTCGACGTGTCCGACCGCGACTCCGCCGACGCGGCCGCGGCGCAGGCAGCGGCGCTTGCCGACGGTGCGCTGCACGTCGTGATCAACAACGCGGGCGTCACCAAACCTGCGATGTTCGAGAAGACCACCCAGGAGTCGTTCCGACTGCTCTTCGACATCCATGTGATGGGCGCCTTCAACGTCACGCAGGCGGCGCTGCCGTACATCCCGACCGACGGCACCGGCCGCATCGTCAACGTGACGTCGGCCGCCGGCCTCACCGGCACGCTCGGCCAGGTCAACTATTCGGCGGCCAAGGCCGGCATCATCGGCTTCACCAAATCGCTGGCCCGCGAACTGGCGACCAAGAACATCAATGTCAACGCGTTGGCCCCGTTGGCGGCGACGCCGATGACCGAAACCATCCGCACCAACGAGAAATTCGCGGCCAACATGCGCAACCGCATCCCGATGAAGCGGTGGGCTGAGCCGTCGGAGATCGCGGGCGCCTTCGTGTTCATGGCCTCGAACGCCGCGTCGTACATCACCGGGCAGGTGCTGCCCGTCGACGGCGGCATGGTGATGTGA